The Chryseolinea soli genome contains a region encoding:
- a CDS encoding eCIS core domain-containing protein: MSECSTATAPARGMKAGKLYRREEPGHGHVRKKQSAFIGNALQPKEQSEEAGMPDIQSLFAPGPHFFSGAAVQAKCASCEEETTVQRRPDENVSHAEADEPAVQTFLQRSPQEDIQTKCAECEKEEQAASPGEKSQHAPCEECASEADIHRAPQSPATPSPALLSASSPAHKTGEAPALSASPAHQTAVVQPSLKVGAPDDAFEKEADQMGEHVMRMPLLSFAAGGGVRPEGNAAIQRMEEEGMEDVQTKPVPGLQRSPNGGMQTSPGFSARLNSAGSGSSLSAPVQQNMESAFQADFSGVKIHTGTEASTLSSEIGAQAFTHQNDIYFNDNKYQPDSSEGRFLLAHELTHTLQQGASQTVQRDAEPEPPKEESWWDKLKSGAETVLQTVLPAPIWSFYLKIKNGGLLNYVKETLFDLFVGLFRGLGFSDAEIMVIIKVFVTLKDQLPKIVDDLGKGDCKSLFAALDLLSTLMSEIAGRVWDNLMEAIEPIRQWLIKIWNTYLAPALEEIKAFAGEVWENLKKLGRWIWDKFYDLVIKPYVDAWHWICKKLGFGQSDEPGFIDWVGKKLGEAWDYIKEQLRPVIEPIGQVVDFVKSLVNLEAVRKFQEDAKKWLDEVAKTATAMGGDDDAVANKQLTLREVLLPALNNAIDKLKSTIRAAGSWVTDQVNNIADKVNGFVTGIQQNSFLSPLSSLVSWIPKTVDSLQDWAVDKVNGIFDWIVTGVDNLRTFIQPVLDMLQKIVGVLGNIVDHISDFILGPLKKVPKCIVDPIVKWFTEVILKKIPIISDFLVLAEKWDQIKTAALTVLKQVFVDGQFLKGLWTFFKNLLDIIGIDPKLITSIIAKAAKNFSDIISKPGEFLSNVWKVIKGGFKRFWDKIGTHLLTGALEWLFGKVKGAVAVAPPKDFTLGSILGYILDLFGINKENVYKRMELNPRIGKKRVERIRQIENILTDALEWITVWIKEGPEGLLRKAKEKLSDIKNIVINGVIAWVTAKVSAEIMKRLATSSDPLGIGATINTIIVVYDSIHAGIDYANDILDIINNAMDELAEIILGNTDHASELLEELLHKAVPVAVGFAVQVILGDVADKIKEIITDARNVVDSAIDSLINGALDVIDSIINMGKAAVGKVLGWFGLTKHFTAKDGEGHDLSFGGSEKRAELMIASEPQPFATWIKGVKIDDPTSKEGKELTKKKHDATQKAAEIHKAEKDSTLDDDAKEQKIKHLLDELTELVGPLFEGKTGTYGKVNYGGLQDSRYAKSMHAEGLAKKGKPAGTPPSTSRKEFNVINQRRSGSGTGSYYVLGHLLNQKLGGPGNTFDNLTPITRSANGTHESLVEHNIKNAVDNGNRVEYTVTPTYGRDVEAAKNAVKKSNIGDKDKVKEIIEEEQYVPTGLNCEANLLNPTNDSKTQIISKTIPNNIDQSPKAYDLVGIKREEVYLDSGDTDLIRSIDSAITQGMADKIVRAMATGIRTYSDLENYKAGREQFTDREKGIIQKFNTSAYEFVKLYKGK; encoded by the coding sequence ATGAGCGAATGCAGTACGGCTACAGCGCCCGCTAGGGGCATGAAGGCAGGCAAGCTCTATCGCAGGGAAGAGCCGGGGCACGGGCACGTCCGGAAAAAACAAAGCGCGTTTATCGGCAACGCCCTCCAGCCAAAAGAACAATCGGAAGAAGCGGGCATGCCCGACATTCAATCGCTGTTTGCCCCCGGTCCGCATTTTTTTTCCGGCGCAGCGGTGCAGGCAAAATGCGCTTCCTGCGAGGAAGAGACCACCGTTCAGCGAAGGCCAGACGAAAACGTGTCGCACGCAGAAGCGGATGAACCCGCCGTCCAGACTTTTTTGCAACGTTCTCCTCAAGAAGATATTCAGACCAAATGTGCCGAGTGCGAGAAAGAAGAGCAGGCTGCATCGCCGGGAGAAAAAAGTCAACACGCACCCTGCGAGGAATGCGCATCCGAAGCCGATATCCATCGCGCGCCCCAATCGCCTGCAACGCCATCTCCCGCATTGCTCTCTGCTTCCAGCCCGGCTCATAAAACCGGTGAAGCGCCGGCTTTGTCTGCATCGCCGGCACATCAGACCGCCGTCGTGCAGCCCTCCTTAAAAGTGGGTGCGCCCGACGACGCCTTTGAAAAAGAAGCGGATCAAATGGGCGAGCACGTGATGCGCATGCCGCTCTTGTCGTTTGCCGCCGGCGGTGGTGTGCGCCCCGAAGGCAATGCCGCCATACAACGCATGGAGGAAGAGGGCATGGAAGACGTACAGACCAAGCCCGTGCCCGGTTTGCAGCGCAGTCCCAACGGCGGCATGCAGACCAGCCCCGGATTTAGTGCCCGGCTCAACTCCGCGGGGTCGGGTTCCTCATTGTCGGCACCCGTACAGCAAAACATGGAAAGCGCCTTCCAGGCCGACTTCAGCGGTGTGAAGATTCACACCGGCACCGAAGCATCGACCCTCAGCAGCGAGATCGGCGCGCAGGCGTTCACCCACCAGAACGATATCTACTTCAACGACAACAAATACCAACCCGATTCCAGCGAAGGCCGATTCCTGTTAGCCCATGAGTTGACGCACACCCTGCAGCAAGGCGCTTCGCAGACCGTGCAACGCGACGCCGAGCCCGAACCTCCCAAGGAAGAATCGTGGTGGGACAAACTGAAGAGCGGCGCGGAGACGGTCTTGCAAACGGTGTTACCCGCCCCCATCTGGTCGTTCTATCTAAAAATCAAGAACGGCGGCCTGCTCAATTACGTCAAGGAAACCCTGTTCGATTTGTTTGTGGGCCTGTTCCGCGGGCTGGGATTCTCCGACGCCGAGATCATGGTCATCATCAAAGTCTTTGTGACGCTGAAAGACCAGCTGCCAAAGATCGTCGACGACCTGGGCAAGGGCGATTGCAAGTCGTTGTTTGCCGCACTCGATCTGCTGTCGACGCTGATGTCGGAAATTGCCGGCCGCGTGTGGGACAACCTGATGGAGGCCATCGAACCCATACGCCAATGGCTCATCAAGATCTGGAACACGTACCTCGCGCCCGCCCTCGAAGAGATCAAGGCCTTTGCCGGCGAAGTCTGGGAGAACCTGAAGAAACTCGGCCGCTGGATCTGGGACAAATTCTACGACCTGGTGATCAAACCGTATGTGGACGCCTGGCACTGGATCTGCAAGAAGCTGGGTTTTGGTCAATCGGACGAACCGGGATTTATCGACTGGGTGGGCAAGAAGCTGGGTGAGGCTTGGGATTATATCAAAGAACAACTCCGCCCGGTCATCGAGCCCATTGGCCAAGTGGTGGACTTTGTTAAATCGTTGGTAAACCTGGAGGCCGTACGCAAGTTCCAGGAGGACGCCAAGAAGTGGCTCGACGAAGTGGCCAAGACGGCCACCGCCATGGGCGGCGACGACGATGCCGTGGCCAACAAACAACTCACCTTGCGCGAAGTGTTGTTGCCCGCCCTCAACAACGCCATCGATAAATTGAAAAGCACCATTCGCGCCGCCGGCAGTTGGGTGACCGATCAGGTGAACAACATCGCCGACAAGGTGAACGGCTTCGTTACGGGCATCCAGCAGAATTCATTCCTCAGCCCCCTCTCCTCGCTGGTGAGCTGGATCCCGAAAACCGTCGACAGCCTGCAAGACTGGGCCGTCGACAAAGTGAACGGCATCTTCGATTGGATCGTGACCGGTGTGGACAACCTGCGCACCTTCATCCAACCCGTGCTCGACATGTTGCAGAAGATCGTGGGCGTATTGGGCAACATCGTGGATCACATCTCCGACTTCATCCTGGGGCCGCTCAAGAAAGTGCCCAAGTGCATTGTCGATCCCATTGTGAAATGGTTCACGGAAGTGATCCTGAAAAAGATCCCCATCATCAGCGACTTTCTTGTGCTGGCCGAGAAGTGGGACCAGATCAAGACCGCGGCCCTCACCGTGTTGAAGCAAGTGTTTGTGGACGGCCAGTTCCTGAAAGGCTTGTGGACGTTCTTTAAGAACCTGCTCGACATCATCGGCATCGATCCCAAGCTCATCACCTCCATCATTGCCAAGGCGGCGAAGAATTTCTCTGACATCATCAGCAAGCCCGGTGAATTCCTGAGCAACGTATGGAAGGTGATCAAAGGCGGCTTCAAGCGCTTCTGGGATAAAATAGGCACACACCTCCTCACCGGTGCACTGGAGTGGTTGTTTGGCAAAGTGAAAGGCGCCGTGGCCGTGGCACCGCCGAAGGACTTTACGCTCGGCAGCATCCTGGGCTACATCCTCGACCTGTTTGGCATCAACAAAGAGAACGTGTATAAGCGCATGGAGTTGAACCCGCGCATCGGCAAAAAGCGCGTGGAACGCATACGGCAAATAGAGAATATCCTGACCGATGCGTTGGAATGGATCACCGTGTGGATCAAGGAAGGACCGGAAGGCCTGTTGCGCAAGGCCAAAGAGAAACTGAGTGACATCAAGAACATCGTCATCAACGGTGTGATTGCGTGGGTGACCGCCAAGGTCTCTGCCGAGATCATGAAGCGGCTCGCCACCAGTTCCGACCCGCTGGGCATCGGCGCCACCATCAACACCATCATCGTAGTTTACGATTCCATCCACGCCGGCATCGACTATGCCAATGACATCCTGGACATCATCAACAACGCGATGGATGAATTGGCCGAGATCATCCTGGGCAATACCGACCACGCTTCGGAGTTGCTGGAGGAACTGCTGCACAAGGCCGTACCCGTGGCCGTCGGCTTTGCCGTGCAAGTGATCCTGGGCGATGTGGCCGACAAGATCAAGGAGATCATCACCGACGCCCGCAATGTGGTGGACAGTGCCATCGACAGCCTCATCAACGGCGCGTTGGACGTGATCGACTCCATCATCAACATGGGCAAGGCCGCGGTGGGAAAAGTTTTGGGTTGGTTTGGGTTGACCAAACACTTCACGGCGAAAGATGGCGAAGGACATGATCTTTCTTTCGGCGGCAGCGAGAAGCGCGCCGAACTCATGATCGCGAGCGAGCCCCAACCTTTTGCCACCTGGATCAAAGGCGTGAAGATCGACGACCCCACCTCGAAAGAGGGCAAGGAGCTGACCAAGAAAAAACACGATGCCACCCAAAAAGCCGCCGAGATCCACAAAGCCGAAAAGGACAGCACGCTCGACGACGACGCGAAAGAACAAAAGATAAAACACCTGCTCGACGAGCTGACCGAACTCGTGGGCCCGTTGTTCGAAGGCAAAACCGGAACATACGGCAAGGTGAACTACGGCGGACTACAGGACAGCCGCTATGCGAAGAGCATGCACGCCGAAGGCCTTGCTAAAAAAGGCAAGCCCGCGGGCACCCCGCCCAGCACGAGCAGGAAAGAGTTCAACGTCATCAATCAACGCAGAAGCGGATCGGGCACCGGCTCGTACTACGTGCTGGGTCATTTGCTAAATCAGAAGCTCGGTGGACCGGGTAACACCTTCGACAACCTGACCCCCATTACGCGCAGCGCCAACGGAACGCACGAAAGCCTGGTGGAACACAACATCAAAAACGCCGTCGACAACGGAAACCGCGTGGAATATACGGTTACGCCCACCTATGGACGCGACGTCGAAGCAGCGAAAAACGCGGTGAAGAAGTCCAACATTGGCGACAAAGACAAAGTGAAGGAGATCATCGAGGAAGAACAATATGTACCCACTGGTCTGAATTGCGAAGCCAATCTCCTCAACCCCACGAATGATTCCAAAACGCAGATCATCAGTAAAACGATCCCCAACAACATCGACCAATCGCCCAAGGCCTATGACCTGGTCGGCATCAAACGTGAGGAAGTGTACCTGGACAGCGGCGATACCGACCTCATCCGCTCGATCGACTCCGCTATCACGCAGGGCATGGCCGATAAGATCGTGCGTGCCATGGCCACGGGCATTCGCACCTATAGCGACCTGGAAAACTACAAAGCGGGTCGTGAACAATTTACCGACCGGGAAAAAGGTATTATCCAAAAATTCAATACCTCGGCCTATGAATTTGTGAAGCTCTATAAAGGAAAATAA
- a CDS encoding DUF4157 domain-containing protein: MAVRRYLRKRRRKAEGRATPTFIQAEGSQHDHAEGNTFFHPAEGIQAKLNVSQPGDPQEMEADHMADKVVHKRSTDAAVSRVAKDDEKMSRRGKEEDDKMHKKEKDEDEKKIHKKDKDEEDKKIHKKGKDEEEHVATKQASPGAHAPVGKPAIPKSGGESLPPSTQAEMSSSFGFDFSKVRIHKNEEAHQLNEQLQAQAFTHGGDVYFNKDKFNPHTEAGKWLLAHELTHVVQQKGPDEVQKKDVSNISTPVPEDFTLNLDKKKEVESAQGKINGVTVIIKRDTRGPVEAGSQGHTSFDMTPSLPKRTIVKGKIATITGDATVLITIRTQYRPGADTKVTSAYGRGTTEADKAAGNTSLRFHEGSHGLDYMGYVQNNPLPAFEGKVGMTVAEYNDAIRKFDKALHDYKDAIEAADTAAVECVGKPASFCKH; the protein is encoded by the coding sequence ATGGCTGTTCGAAGATACCTGCGCAAACGCAGACGCAAAGCAGAGGGACGCGCCACACCAACCTTTATCCAGGCGGAAGGCTCCCAACACGACCATGCCGAAGGCAATACCTTTTTCCACCCGGCAGAAGGCATCCAGGCCAAGCTGAACGTGAGCCAACCGGGCGACCCCCAGGAAATGGAAGCCGATCATATGGCCGATAAAGTCGTCCACAAAAGATCCACCGATGCGGCGGTGAGCCGCGTGGCGAAAGACGATGAGAAGATGAGCCGGAGAGGCAAAGAGGAAGACGACAAAATGCACAAAAAGGAAAAGGACGAAGACGAAAAAAAGATCCACAAAAAAGATAAAGACGAAGAGGACAAGAAAATTCACAAAAAGGGAAAAGACGAAGAGGAGCACGTCGCCACCAAACAAGCTTCACCCGGCGCCCACGCCCCCGTAGGCAAACCGGCCATCCCGAAAAGCGGTGGCGAATCGCTGCCACCGTCTACCCAGGCGGAGATGTCGAGCAGTTTTGGGTTTGACTTTAGCAAGGTGCGCATTCATAAGAATGAAGAGGCACACCAGCTCAACGAACAGCTCCAGGCGCAGGCCTTCACACACGGCGGCGATGTGTATTTCAACAAAGACAAATTCAATCCCCACACCGAGGCGGGCAAGTGGCTGCTAGCCCACGAGCTCACCCACGTCGTGCAACAGAAAGGCCCCGACGAGGTGCAGAAAAAAGATGTGTCCAACATCTCCACGCCCGTGCCCGAAGACTTCACCCTGAACCTGGACAAAAAGAAAGAAGTCGAAAGTGCGCAAGGCAAGATCAACGGCGTTACGGTCATCATCAAGCGCGACACCCGCGGCCCTGTCGAAGCGGGCTCGCAGGGCCATACCTCATTCGACATGACACCGTCGCTCCCGAAGCGCACGATCGTAAAAGGTAAAATAGCGACGATAACGGGCGACGCAACGGTTTTGATCACCATCCGCACGCAATATCGTCCTGGGGCCGATACCAAGGTCACGTCGGCGTATGGCCGGGGCACCACGGAGGCCGACAAGGCCGCGGGCAACACGTCGTTGAGATTTCACGAGGGCAGCCATGGGTTGGACTACATGGGGTATGTGCAGAACAATCCCCTGCCAGCGTTCGAAGGCAAAGTGGGCATGACGGTCGCCGAATACAATGACGCCATCCGGAAATTCGACAAAGCGCTCCATGATTATAAAGACGCCATCGAGGCCGCCGACACCGCTGCTGTAGAATGCGTGGGCAAACCGGCATCGTTTTGTAAGCACTAA
- a CDS encoding ATP-binding protein, translating to MFWNKKDQLTLTAEPKRNGHNGHSESNGQSEHRDPPKGQSFLSRSVAILTDVVEARLNHHFGKIDAFVQPTFAIVDDGSLFARYVIEQKLTVEEYITLLLALSPHMHADIFTALIRKHLPKGGEFAEFGGVKGVNYRGIIPTGETALFILAGLNIDARMRYAGWLKGDALDAPGQGATRKTIFQNGVVTLEEMKGGEPEMSGRLLVSPEKITEFLTEKKWKPTFGSNFPATLLETKMEWDDVVLSPQTERELQMIKHWLAYHPVLTADRNLGKRTKPGYRALFYGPPGTGKTLTASLLGKEYGLDVYRIDLSLVVSKYIGETEKNLQLVFDKAQDWILFFDEADALFGKRTNVQSAHDRFANQEVSFLLQKIEEHPGLVILATNFRNNMDQAFIRRFQTVVPFNLPTEQESTLLWNHTMPADIPYDTTISLPALARKYELTGASILNIVQAASIRALSEDRPISEGDLLEAIRNEYYKNGKSV from the coding sequence ATGTTTTGGAACAAGAAAGATCAACTCACCCTCACCGCCGAACCCAAACGCAATGGGCACAACGGCCATAGCGAAAGCAACGGTCAAAGCGAGCACCGCGACCCGCCGAAAGGCCAATCGTTCCTTTCGCGCTCCGTGGCCATCCTCACCGACGTGGTGGAAGCCCGGCTCAACCATCACTTCGGAAAAATCGATGCGTTTGTCCAACCGACGTTCGCGATCGTGGATGATGGTTCGTTGTTTGCGCGTTATGTCATCGAGCAAAAGCTGACGGTGGAAGAATACATCACGCTCCTGCTCGCCCTGTCGCCCCACATGCACGCCGACATTTTCACGGCGCTCATCCGCAAGCATCTCCCCAAGGGTGGCGAATTTGCCGAGTTCGGTGGCGTGAAGGGTGTGAACTATCGCGGCATCATCCCCACCGGTGAAACAGCCTTGTTCATCCTGGCCGGCCTCAACATCGACGCGCGCATGCGCTACGCCGGGTGGTTGAAAGGCGACGCACTCGACGCGCCAGGCCAGGGCGCGACACGAAAAACTATTTTCCAAAACGGCGTGGTCACCCTGGAAGAAATGAAAGGGGGTGAACCCGAAATGAGCGGCCGCCTGCTGGTGTCGCCCGAAAAGATCACCGAGTTCCTGACCGAAAAAAAATGGAAGCCCACGTTTGGCAGCAACTTCCCCGCGACGCTGCTGGAAACCAAAATGGAGTGGGACGACGTGGTGCTCTCACCCCAAACCGAGCGCGAGCTGCAAATGATCAAACACTGGCTCGCCTACCACCCCGTGCTGACCGCCGACCGAAACCTGGGCAAGCGCACCAAACCCGGCTACCGCGCCCTCTTCTACGGCCCCCCGGGCACCGGCAAGACGCTGACGGCAAGCCTGCTGGGCAAAGAGTATGGTCTCGACGTGTACCGCATAGACCTGTCGTTAGTCGTCTCCAAGTATATCGGCGAAACCGAAAAGAACCTCCAATTGGTCTTCGACAAAGCCCAGGACTGGATCCTCTTCTTCGACGAAGCCGACGCCCTCTTTGGCAAGCGCACCAACGTGCAATCGGCCCACGACCGGTTTGCCAACCAGGAAGTCTCGTTCCTGCTGCAAAAGATCGAGGAACATCCCGGGCTGGTCATCCTGGCCACGAACTTCCGCAACAACATGGACCAGGCTTTCATCCGCCGGTTTCAGACGGTGGTGCCCTTCAATTTGCCGACCGAACAGGAAAGCACCTTGCTGTGGAACCACACCATGCCGGCGGATATTCCCTATGACACAACCATATCGCTACCGGCCCTGGCCCGCAAATATGAGTTGACAGGAGCATCGATTTTGAACATTGTCCAGGCTGCTTCCATCCGGGCGCTTTCGGAGGATCGTCCGATCTCGGAAGGAGATTTGCTGGAAGCGATACGGAATGAGTATTATAAGAATGGGAAGTCGGTGTGA
- a CDS encoding TonB-dependent receptor, translated as MKTILSICLFLSIPFFIHAQVTTSSVSGKVTDAKGDDLPGATIQLVYKPTNTVYGVATNVDGRYALRNLNPGGPYEATVTFVGYQVEKLSDINLKLGETLKLDFQLKEESTQLQEVQVIAGNILDLNKTGASNSVSKEQIQSLPTLSRSFSDFTRLTPQASNNSFAGTNFRYNNITLDGAINNDAIGFSPSLGGVSGTANQPGSSTRTNSFSLDAIQEVQVQLAPYDVTLGNFTGGSINAVSRSGSNNVTGSVYGFGRNSAITGKYKGDDKIGDGSISKAYHDYQTGFRVGFPLVKDKLFWFTNEEITRSQIPLFFPAGAPNYFMTTDIANQIVNKLSTLPVSTYNPTGGYDPGATQDYNIYSKSVKFFNRLDWIINKNHSLAIRNNSVISEASNLERSTTEFQFGNYDFIQKNHNISTVAELKSRFGNATSNSLILGYTDITDSRNPNGALFPQIQINGIGSGHALIGTNREAAVFNMHQKTFEVTDNFRWFTGNHSFTFGTHNEFYKIDYTFINSYNGRFDYASLADFLADKPSRMRAIYNPGDNSLANNMANSPAKFNISLNSLYAQDELAVNSKLVVTYGLRADMTVMPSTPSADSHALFPNPPANYGTSYTYDHPVASNTNKFFGQVYVSPRVGFNYDVKGDKSLVLRGGSGLFTGRIPFAWLGYAYVNDGQTYAALDLNPPKAGTPIPTDPTQFKNFAAANGSANRNELDLIDKNFQMPRMWRSNLAVDFVLGDGYKLTLEGLYTKTIKDVQIKQINLKDSVYYAATDVNQQQPLYLSGGTTGARVSNAFSSVYLITNTSKGSRYSLTAQLSKQYAFGLGFMAAYTYGQSKDILNGIRNSPESGWQLNQALNPNNPALTYSNFDIRHRIVATVQYRKAWNEKLTSYISLISTNQSGSPFTWVNTANSNLTRSGQQIDLMFIPASADQINLVDRKNADGTTTTAAEQYADLADFINKDPYLSKHKGEFTERNAARTPWNNLLDLRLMQDVNFKVGEKTHTLQITFDVINFSNMLNKSWGTVYFTPNTQNSSVDMGLRVTRANNSTAQPTYTFTRPTSSYSIDQFSSRWQGQLGVRYSF; from the coding sequence ATGAAAACGATACTATCGATTTGTTTATTTTTATCTATTCCGTTCTTTATCCATGCCCAGGTGACCACCAGTTCGGTCAGCGGCAAGGTCACCGACGCCAAGGGCGACGATCTTCCGGGCGCAACGATCCAGCTGGTGTACAAACCCACCAACACCGTTTATGGTGTTGCCACCAACGTTGACGGACGCTATGCGTTGCGCAACCTGAATCCGGGTGGGCCCTATGAAGCCACCGTTACTTTTGTGGGCTACCAGGTCGAAAAACTTTCGGACATCAACCTTAAACTTGGCGAAACCCTTAAGCTTGACTTTCAATTGAAAGAAGAGTCCACCCAGTTGCAAGAAGTTCAGGTGATCGCAGGAAACATCCTGGACCTCAACAAGACCGGCGCCAGCAACAGCGTGAGCAAAGAACAGATCCAATCGCTGCCTACGCTGAGCCGTAGCTTTTCGGATTTTACACGCCTCACACCCCAAGCCAGCAACAACTCATTTGCCGGCACGAACTTCCGGTACAACAACATCACGCTCGACGGCGCCATCAACAACGACGCCATCGGCTTTAGCCCTTCATTAGGCGGCGTGAGCGGCACGGCCAACCAACCGGGCAGCAGCACGCGCACCAATTCGTTCAGTCTCGATGCCATCCAGGAAGTGCAAGTGCAATTGGCACCTTATGACGTTACCCTTGGAAACTTTACCGGTGGAAGTATCAACGCCGTGTCGCGTAGCGGGAGCAACAACGTGACGGGTTCGGTATATGGCTTTGGAAGAAATTCGGCCATCACTGGGAAATATAAAGGCGACGACAAAATAGGCGATGGCTCCATCAGCAAAGCCTATCACGATTATCAGACAGGTTTCCGTGTTGGATTTCCGTTGGTAAAAGACAAATTGTTCTGGTTCACCAACGAAGAAATTACCCGCAGCCAGATACCGTTGTTTTTCCCTGCCGGTGCTCCCAACTATTTCATGACCACGGACATCGCCAACCAGATCGTCAATAAACTGAGCACGCTTCCGGTATCGACTTATAACCCCACGGGAGGCTACGATCCTGGTGCGACACAAGACTATAACATCTATTCCAAAAGCGTGAAGTTCTTCAACCGCCTGGACTGGATCATCAACAAAAACCATTCGCTGGCCATCCGCAACAACTCGGTTATTTCCGAAGCCAGCAACCTGGAACGTTCGACGACCGAATTTCAATTTGGTAACTACGATTTCATCCAGAAGAATCACAACATCAGCACCGTGGCCGAATTGAAAAGCCGTTTTGGCAACGCCACCAGCAACAGCTTGATCCTGGGCTACACCGATATCACTGACAGCCGCAACCCTAACGGCGCTCTCTTTCCTCAGATCCAGATCAATGGTATTGGCAGTGGTCACGCATTGATTGGAACGAACCGCGAAGCGGCCGTTTTCAACATGCACCAAAAGACCTTCGAAGTGACGGACAACTTCCGCTGGTTCACCGGCAACCACTCCTTCACCTTTGGTACGCACAACGAATTCTATAAGATCGACTACACCTTCATCAACTCCTACAACGGACGGTTCGACTACGCCAGCTTAGCCGACTTCCTGGCCGACAAGCCTTCGCGGATGCGCGCCATCTACAACCCCGGCGACAACAGCCTGGCGAACAACATGGCGAATTCACCCGCCAAGTTCAATATCTCCCTGAACAGCCTTTATGCGCAGGATGAACTTGCCGTGAACTCCAAATTGGTGGTGACCTACGGCTTGCGCGCCGACATGACGGTGATGCCCAGCACGCCTTCTGCCGATTCGCACGCCTTGTTCCCCAATCCTCCCGCCAATTACGGAACATCCTACACCTATGACCATCCCGTGGCTTCGAATACCAACAAGTTCTTCGGACAAGTATACGTGTCACCCCGCGTCGGATTCAACTATGATGTGAAAGGCGACAAATCGTTGGTGTTGCGTGGCGGTAGCGGATTGTTCACCGGCCGGATCCCCTTTGCCTGGTTAGGTTATGCGTACGTGAACGATGGCCAGACCTACGCCGCTTTGGATTTGAACCCGCCGAAAGCCGGAACACCGATCCCGACCGATCCCACCCAATTCAAAAACTTCGCGGCAGCCAATGGCTCGGCCAACCGGAACGAGTTGGACCTCATCGACAAGAATTTCCAAATGCCGAGAATGTGGAGAAGCAACCTGGCGGTAGACTTCGTGCTGGGCGACGGTTATAAATTGACCCTCGAAGGTCTCTATACCAAAACCATCAAGGACGTGCAGATCAAACAGATCAACCTGAAAGACTCTGTATATTATGCGGCGACCGATGTGAATCAGCAACAGCCCCTGTATTTGTCCGGCGGCACCACGGGTGCGCGGGTCAGCAATGCTTTCTCCAGCGTATACCTGATCACGAACACCTCGAAAGGTTCCCGCTATTCACTGACCGCCCAACTCTCGAAACAATATGCCTTCGGCCTGGGCTTTATGGCAGCGTATACGTACGGACAATCGAAAGACATCCTGAACGGTATCCGCAATTCGCCGGAATCGGGATGGCAGTTGAACCAGGCGTTGAATCCTAACAACCCTGCGCTGACTTATTCCAACTTCGATATCCGTCACCGGATCGTGGCCACGGTTCAATATAGAAAAGCCTGGAATGAAAAATTGACATCCTACATCTCGCTGATCTCGACCAATCAGTCCGGCTCGCCGTTCACCTGGGTGAACACTGCGAACAGCAACCTGACCCGCTCCGGCCAGCAAATCGACCTGATGTTCATTCCTGCCTCTGCAGATCAAATCAACCTCGTCGACAGAAAGAACGCCGATGGTACGACCACGACCGCCGCAGAGCAATATGCCGACCTCGCCGACTTTATCAACAAAGATCCTTACCTGAGCAAACACAAAGGCGAATTCACCGAACGCAACGCAGCCCGCACGCCTTGGAACAATTTGTTGGATCTCCGCCTCATGCAGGACGTCAACTTCAAAGTAGGAGAGAAGACACACACGCTGCAGATCACCTTCGACGTGATCAACTTCTCGAACATGCTCAACAAGAGCTGGGGTACAGTGTACTTCACACCGAACACACAGAACTCTTCTGTTGACATGGGACTTCGCGTGACCCGCGCCAACAACTCCACCGCGCAACCGACGTATACGTTCACACGGCCCACGTCGTCGTATTCAATCGACCAATTCAGCTCGCGCTGGCAGGGACAATTGGGCGTGCGTTATAGCTTCTAA
- a CDS encoding Clp protease N-terminal domain-containing protein, which yields MDFDFSKRSEEVILHAHKEATRAESAEITPGHLFLGIVKVNDQTRRALLNVGMDIEDMISTLTKNHHERGGHQADKTIRLSKSSEKIMKIAPLEAKLLKQELVEPHHMLLSILRDPSNLVYREFEKQNMIEDTRKEIERQVSSGFLKAKKGFFAKWF from the coding sequence ATGGATTTTGATTTTTCAAAGCGATCCGAAGAAGTAATACTTCACGCACATAAAGAAGCCACAAGGGCTGAATCCGCCGAGATCACTCCTGGGCATTTATTCCTCGGCATTGTCAAGGTAAATGATCAAACGAGAAGGGCCCTGCTTAACGTTGGAATGGATATCGAGGACATGATCAGTACCCTTACAAAGAACCACCATGAACGAGGAGGCCATCAAGCGGACAAAACCATAAGACTTTCAAAGTCATCTGAAAAAATCATGAAAATTGCTCCTTTAGAAGCAAAACTATTAAAACAGGAGTTGGTGGAGCCTCACCATATGCTACTTTCGATTTTAAGGGACCCTTCGAATTTAGTGTACCGGGAATTTGAGAAGCAAAACATGATAGAGGATACCAGAAAAGAAATCGAACGCCAGGTTAGTTCCGGCTTTTTAAAAGCAAAAAAAGGATTCTTTGCAAAATGGTTTTGA